One region of Oxalobacteraceae bacterium OTU3CAMAD1 genomic DNA includes:
- a CDS encoding MMPL family transporter, producing MNIDNDMQQQPVIRALRDFDKRSGNLAERALFNHRPLIVLLCLLITALLGFQATRLTLSASFEKMIPTSHPYVVNYLENKSDLSGLGNALRIAVAVPQGDIFTPAYLTTLQKMNDEIYLLPGVDRPYMKSLWTANTRWTAVTEDGLDGGTVIPGDYDGSAASIDVLRANVARSGEIGQIVAANYQSSVLFVPLLDTNPQTGKALDYHAFSQQLETIRAKYQQQGVQIHITGFTKIMGDLIDGLQQVLVFFIVAIGIATAVLYWYTRCWRSTMLVMLCSLVAVLWQFGLLATLGYALDPYSVLVPFLVFAIGMSHGAQKMNGIMQDVGRGTHKVVAARYTFRRLFAAGMAALLCDAVGFMVLTMIPIKVIQDLAVIASIGVAVLIFTNLVLLPILLSYTGVSLKAAERSLQAGAQDSPKPRLWVFLDRFTQRRWATLTLVVSGILAVLGFAVSLQLQVGDLDPGAPELRADSRYNRDNAFMVSNYAASADVLVVMIKTGADQCTQYDTLAKVDALAWQLEQLPGVEATNSMALLSKLAATGYNEGNFKWYNLTPNQSALGAVQTRAPRELFNQSCSMLSLYVYLKDHKAATLSGVVGLVEQFSAQQGTPEARFLLAAGSAGIEAATNIVVKKAMREMLFWVYGAVTLLCYATFRSWRAVAVAVLPLVLTSILCEVLMVWLGMGVKVATLPVIALGVGIGVDYALYVLSVVLARMRGGANLSDAFHHALEFTGRVVLLTGITLAIAVATWIFSPIKFQADMGILLAFMFLWNMVGALVLLPALAHFLLKPTHRREAGSFSNETYAAKTMVS from the coding sequence ATGAACATTGACAATGACATGCAGCAGCAGCCGGTGATCCGTGCGCTGCGCGACTTCGACAAGCGCTCGGGCAACCTGGCCGAGCGGGCGCTGTTCAACCACCGGCCGCTGATCGTGCTGCTGTGCTTGCTGATCACGGCGCTGCTGGGCTTCCAGGCGACCCGCCTGACGCTCAGCGCCAGCTTCGAAAAGATGATCCCGACCAGCCATCCCTACGTGGTCAACTATCTGGAGAACAAGAGCGATTTGAGCGGCCTGGGCAACGCGCTGCGGATCGCCGTTGCCGTGCCCCAAGGCGACATCTTCACGCCGGCCTACCTGACCACGTTGCAGAAGATGAACGACGAAATCTACCTGCTGCCCGGCGTCGACCGTCCGTACATGAAATCGCTGTGGACCGCCAATACGCGCTGGACAGCCGTCACCGAAGACGGCCTCGACGGCGGCACCGTGATCCCCGGCGACTACGACGGCTCGGCGGCCAGCATCGACGTGCTGCGCGCTAACGTCGCGCGGTCTGGCGAGATCGGCCAGATCGTCGCCGCAAACTATCAGTCGAGCGTGCTGTTCGTGCCGCTGCTCGACACCAATCCGCAGACCGGCAAGGCGCTCGACTATCACGCCTTCTCGCAACAACTGGAAACGATCCGCGCCAAGTACCAGCAGCAAGGCGTGCAAATCCACATCACCGGCTTCACCAAGATCATGGGCGACCTGATCGACGGGCTGCAACAGGTGCTGGTGTTCTTCATTGTCGCCATCGGCATCGCCACGGCCGTGCTGTACTGGTACACGCGCTGCTGGCGCAGCACCATGCTGGTGATGCTGTGCTCGCTGGTGGCGGTGCTGTGGCAGTTCGGCCTGCTGGCCACCCTGGGTTACGCGCTCGATCCGTATTCGGTGCTGGTGCCCTTTCTGGTGTTTGCCATCGGCATGAGCCACGGCGCGCAAAAGATGAACGGCATCATGCAGGATGTCGGACGCGGCACGCATAAGGTGGTGGCCGCGCGCTACACCTTCCGCCGCCTGTTCGCGGCCGGCATGGCGGCGCTGCTGTGCGACGCGGTCGGCTTCATGGTGCTGACCATGATTCCGATCAAGGTCATCCAGGACCTGGCGGTGATCGCCAGCATCGGCGTGGCCGTGCTGATCTTCACCAACTTGGTGTTGCTGCCGATTCTGCTGTCATACACCGGCGTCAGCCTCAAGGCGGCCGAGCGCAGCCTGCAGGCGGGCGCGCAGGACTCCCCGAAGCCACGGTTGTGGGTGTTTCTCGACCGCTTCACCCAGCGCCGCTGGGCCACGCTCACTTTGGTTGTCAGCGGCATCCTGGCCGTGCTCGGCTTCGCGGTCAGCCTGCAACTGCAGGTGGGCGACCTCGATCCCGGCGCGCCGGAACTGCGGGCCGATTCGCGCTACAACCGCGACAACGCCTTCATGGTCAGCAACTACGCCGCCAGCGCGGACGTGTTGGTGGTCATGATCAAAACCGGCGCCGACCAGTGCACGCAATACGACACCCTGGCCAAGGTCGACGCGTTGGCCTGGCAACTGGAACAACTGCCCGGCGTGGAGGCGACCAATTCCATGGCCCTGCTCAGCAAGCTGGCCGCGACCGGCTACAACGAAGGCAACTTCAAGTGGTACAACCTGACGCCGAACCAAAGCGCGCTCGGCGCGGTGCAAACGCGCGCGCCGCGCGAACTGTTCAACCAGAGCTGCTCGATGCTGTCGCTGTACGTGTATCTGAAGGACCACAAGGCCGCGACCTTGAGCGGCGTGGTCGGACTGGTCGAGCAATTCTCCGCGCAACAGGGCACGCCGGAGGCCAGGTTCCTGCTCGCGGCCGGCAGCGCGGGCATCGAGGCGGCAACCAACATCGTCGTCAAGAAAGCCATGCGCGAGATGCTGTTCTGGGTCTACGGCGCGGTGACCTTGCTGTGCTACGCGACTTTCCGCTCCTGGCGCGCGGTGGCGGTGGCGGTGCTGCCGCTGGTGCTGACCTCGATCCTGTGCGAGGTGCTGATGGTGTGGCTAGGCATGGGCGTGAAGGTGGCCACCCTGCCCGTCATCGCGCTGGGGGTGGGCATCGGCGTCGACTATGCGCTGTATGTGCTGAGCGTGGTGCTGGCGCGGATGCGCGGCGGCGCGAACCTGTCCGACGCCTTCCACCATGCGCTGGAGTTCACCGGCCGCGTGGTGCTGCTGACCGGGATCACCCTGGCGATCGCGGTGGCGACGTGGATCTTCTCGCCGATTAAGTTTCAGGCGGACATGGGGATACTGCTGGCGTTTATGTTCTTGTGGAATATGGTGGGAGCGTTGGTGTTGCTGCCGGCGTTGGCGCATTTCCTGTTGAAACCTACGCATCGGAGAGAAGCAGGATCTTTTAGCAATGAAACGTACGCCGCAAAAACGATGGTATCTTGA
- a CDS encoding ATP-binding protein — MKIYLGKSSIERQYPCIRLLRVYTPEEKISNLFLCYFLSGLDNQLNLGYIRIGHIGQKEGERVRLPGEMSELPETYFSLGQTVRYYERIATLGKVKTLQILTLMRDVALSEELRDTAKTQNVFKNSIARNLGAIKALQFFDKAVNSKSKEIGFDYSCNLNGAKIPTTCSFNFDKENFVNGAINVLIGRNGCGKSQYLANLVATLTGENFVGKFSNADRQQFDKVIAVSYSMFDRFFLPNDIKIGTKKERSIFLQDQLRYKYIGMRDKNGDGAIKVASAALLSKRFSAAIENIANKNQLSRWREIMSPVLLDAEIDIVSASPALIRANFRKLGAGHKATLSILTGLFDELVPNSLVVVDEPENHLHPALLGHLLQSLQKMLVYKRSVAIVATHSPIIVQEFPSKYVRVIRKIDGVSKISSLKERSFGRSLDSIVSAVFGVPAEVPGYMTLLQNLIEKKWSLKKIEQYIGEELGPAARSYVISELGEP; from the coding sequence ATGAAAATATATCTCGGCAAAAGTTCTATTGAGAGGCAATATCCGTGTATCAGGCTACTTAGGGTGTATACGCCAGAAGAGAAAATCTCAAATTTGTTTTTATGCTATTTTTTGAGTGGGCTAGATAATCAATTAAATCTTGGATACATCAGGATAGGCCATATCGGGCAAAAAGAGGGCGAACGCGTACGGCTACCTGGAGAGATGAGTGAATTGCCCGAGACATACTTTTCGCTCGGGCAGACAGTTAGGTATTACGAGAGAATTGCAACGTTGGGAAAGGTTAAAACACTTCAGATACTAACGTTAATGCGTGACGTTGCATTGTCCGAAGAATTGCGTGATACGGCTAAAACTCAGAATGTGTTCAAAAATTCTATTGCTAGAAATCTTGGTGCCATTAAAGCATTGCAGTTCTTTGATAAAGCTGTAAATTCCAAATCGAAAGAAATTGGATTTGATTATAGTTGCAATCTCAACGGTGCCAAAATTCCCACGACTTGTAGTTTTAACTTTGATAAAGAGAATTTCGTAAATGGCGCCATCAATGTTTTGATTGGAAGAAATGGATGCGGCAAGTCACAGTATCTTGCGAACCTAGTTGCGACCTTGACAGGTGAAAACTTCGTGGGGAAATTTTCAAATGCCGATCGCCAGCAATTTGATAAAGTTATAGCGGTTTCATACAGTATGTTTGACCGATTTTTTCTACCAAATGATATTAAGATAGGCACCAAAAAAGAACGTAGTATTTTTTTACAAGACCAATTGCGATACAAATATATTGGTATGCGGGATAAAAACGGAGATGGTGCTATTAAGGTTGCAAGCGCCGCTTTGCTCAGCAAGCGGTTCTCAGCCGCGATTGAAAACATTGCGAATAAAAACCAGTTGTCTCGTTGGAGGGAGATTATGTCTCCAGTTCTTCTAGACGCTGAAATTGATATTGTAAGCGCCAGCCCAGCTTTAATTCGGGCTAATTTTAGAAAATTAGGGGCGGGACATAAAGCTACACTTTCTATTTTAACAGGCTTATTTGATGAATTAGTTCCCAACTCATTGGTGGTTGTGGATGAGCCCGAGAATCACCTACATCCAGCTTTGCTTGGTCACCTTCTTCAGTCACTTCAAAAAATGCTTGTGTATAAGAGGTCGGTCGCCATCGTCGCGACGCACTCACCAATCATTGTTCAAGAATTTCCGTCTAAATACGTACGAGTCATCCGCAAGATTGATGGGGTAAGTAAGATTTCTTCCTTGAAAGAGAGATCTTTTGGTAGGAGCTTAGACTCCATAGTCTCTGCGGTCTTTGGTGTACCTGCGGAGGTTCCTGGCTATATGACTTTGCTGCAAAATTTAATTGAAAAAAAATGGTCGTTAAAAAAAATTGAACAATACATCGGCGAAGAGCTCGGGCCGGCGGCACGGAGTTACGTAATATCCGAATTGGGGGAGCCGTGA
- a CDS encoding alpha/beta hydrolase translates to MTIIRWLAGWTLLVCSFAAQADGQTFKVPTRPGVEASVYWEAQDGAKATVFLFTGGNGGYGKVVDGKPTSRNFLARSVALFLADGFNVAIFGLPSDTPALDYSDRVNEKHLADVRAALEFVRIKSAAPIWLVGTSRGTISATYVAISSTGDTGIAGLVLTSSVTAYKKQGAVPSQNLAALKLPVLVVHHASDACPICQPYDLDWIMKGLKNTSVKKLVMVNGGVNPSGDVCEAMHYHGFVGQEKEVVDLMANWMKNPVN, encoded by the coding sequence ATGACGATAATCCGCTGGTTGGCTGGATGGACGCTGCTGGTTTGCAGCTTTGCGGCGCAAGCAGATGGGCAGACCTTCAAGGTGCCCACCCGCCCCGGCGTTGAAGCCAGCGTCTACTGGGAAGCGCAGGACGGCGCCAAGGCGACGGTGTTCCTGTTCACAGGCGGGAATGGCGGCTACGGCAAAGTGGTCGATGGCAAACCGACCAGCCGCAACTTCCTCGCGCGCAGCGTGGCGCTGTTCCTGGCGGACGGCTTCAACGTCGCCATCTTCGGACTGCCCAGCGATACGCCGGCGCTGGACTACAGCGACCGCGTCAACGAAAAACACCTCGCCGATGTGCGCGCCGCGCTGGAGTTCGTGCGCATCAAGAGCGCGGCGCCGATCTGGCTGGTTGGCACCAGTCGCGGCACTATCTCGGCCACCTATGTTGCCATTAGCAGTACTGGTGACACCGGTATCGCCGGCCTGGTGCTCACCTCCAGCGTGACCGCGTACAAAAAACAGGGCGCGGTGCCGTCGCAGAATCTGGCCGCGCTCAAGCTGCCCGTGCTGGTGGTGCATCACGCCAGCGACGCCTGTCCGATCTGCCAGCCTTACGACCTGGACTGGATCATGAAAGGTTTGAAAAACACGTCCGTCAAGAAATTGGTGATGGTCAACGGCGGCGTCAATCCCAGCGGCGACGTTTGCGAGGCCATGCATTACCATGGCTTCGTCGGCCAGGAAAAAGAGGTGGTGGACTTGATGGCGAACTGGATGAAAAATCCGGTGAACTGA
- a CDS encoding DUF3606 domain-containing protein gives MSDDLTKAGAQDRARINVNEAHEVTYWTNELGVTKDRLQQLVKEVGPSAKAVREKLAAG, from the coding sequence ATGAGCGATGATCTGACCAAAGCCGGCGCGCAAGACCGCGCCCGCATTAATGTCAACGAGGCACACGAAGTTACCTACTGGACCAATGAGCTAGGTGTAACCAAGGACCGGCTGCAGCAGCTGGTCAAGGAAGTTGGGCCCAGCGCCAAGGCCGTCCGGGAGAAGCTGGCCGCCGGATAG